The genomic interval GCCGGCAATGACCGTGGACGTGTACAAGGCGTCTGGGTTCCGGCAGCTCTACCCAACCGATCAGTCGCGATAACGCGCCCCGTAAGAGTTGCGTGCTGTAGCGTATCGGAGCGTACTCTCGCTCGCGAGGTTACTTCGGATCGCCGCGAAAACGATAGAACGTGAGATCGCCGCGTTTCACCGCGAGCAGGCGCCGATCCACCGGTGATTTGCCGTCGTGCAGGAGCACGGCGAGATCGGAGAGGAACCCCTGATTGCCAAAGAGCGTATGGCCGAGCGCGTCGCCGCGTACGCGAGTGGCGTCGATGGTGTCCATGCCGTCAATGACGGTGAGCGAGTCGCCGCCGAGCCCGAGGCGCCAGACGCCGTTCACGGAGCGAGAGGCGCGGAGGGCTTCGTCGTCGCTCGAGGCATAGAGCGTAACTCGCGCTGCGCGCGGCAGGAGTAACGGCGCGATTTCGCGGCGGAAAACCCGTGCGTCTAAATCAGGGGCGGCGAAGACGACCTGCTCAAAGCGCGGGAGCGGCGCATCCACAGCGGTGAGCGACAGCGCTTTGGCGATCACTTCGCTGCCCATCGAGTGGCCGAGCAGGTGGACGTGGTCTGGCTTCGCGAGCGGCAGGACGCGCGTGAGAAGCCGCTGGAGATAGAACCCCGCGTTGCGCGCCGTCTGCTGGTCGCGCACGTAGGCGGTGACGGAGGCCGCGCTAGGCCAGGAGAAGAGAATCACGGTGCCGTCGAAGCCGATGTCGGCCGCGACCTGTGCGGCGCGCACGGCGGCGTCTTCGAACGAGACGTTAAAGCCGTGGACAAACACGAGCACGTCGCGTGCGTGCGAGAGGGCGAGATCGTCGGCGACGCGCTGCACAAAGCGGTTGGAATCAGCGGCGATGACGGAGGTAACGAAGAATTCTTTCTTGGGGTCTGGGCTATAGTTGATCGCGCTGCGCAGCGAGCCCGGGCGCGGGAGTTCGCCGATGCCGCGCACGGTGTAGGGCGGCACATTCACGCCGACGGCGGCGTACTGGAGTTGATCGGCGTCGTCGGGGCCAAAGCGATCGCCCGGACGTTCAGAGTTCACGGAGCGGCGCGAGGTAGCAACGAACACCGTGATGCGCGCCGAGGCGCTGTCGAGCGCCGCGTACGACTTTGCGGCGGTGGCGCGCGGCACGGCTTCGGGAAGTGGTGCGGCAACCGGCGGAACCGGCGCGGCACCGCCACAGGCGGCCACGAGGATGGTGGCGAACAGCAGGCTGCGTGACATTCGGAGGAGTTCGAGCTGGGAATGGTGAGGATTTTGGCCCGCACCGGTTGGCGCACGCCGGAACGGAATGCCGGCGCCTTCGCCTTCAAGATACCGCATTCAAACCTTCGTGGCGCTCCCACTATCTCACAGCAGGGTAGTGGGGCTCGCTCTGGGCCGTGTAACGACCCTACTTCCTCTCGGGGAGTGGCGCGCGCCGGTGCCACGCTCCCTCTCGGAAATAGTGTTCGCTCTCTGTTGGTGCTACATTCGTGCCAGTTGACCGCTCCGTCGCAGCGCTCCCACCTCCTAGGCCCATGTCAATTTCCTATCGTTCCTCTGTTGTGTTCACTGCGGTTCTTGCGCTTCTCGCGTGTGGAAAGAACCAGAGCCCCGCCGCCGCCTCGGCATTTTCGTTGCGCGTGGACAGCCTGGTGGCGGAAGCGATGCGCGACGGCAAAGTCCCCGGGCTCGCTGTGACGATTGTCCGCGGCGATTCCGTGATTCACAGCAAAGGCTACGGGTTCGCCAATCTTGAGCAGAAAGTGCCGATGACGGACACGACGCCCGTTGTGATTGGCTCCACGAGCAAGACTTTC from Gemmatimonadota bacterium carries:
- a CDS encoding alpha/beta hydrolase, whose amino-acid sequence is MSRSLLFATILVAACGGAAPVPPVAAPLPEAVPRATAAKSYAALDSASARITVFVATSRRSVNSERPGDRFGPDDADQLQYAAVGVNVPPYTVRGIGELPRPGSLRSAINYSPDPKKEFFVTSVIAADSNRFVQRVADDLALSHARDVLVFVHGFNVSFEDAAVRAAQVAADIGFDGTVILFSWPSAASVTAYVRDQQTARNAGFYLQRLLTRVLPLAKPDHVHLLGHSMGSEVIAKALSLTAVDAPLPRFEQVVFAAPDLDARVFRREIAPLLLPRAARVTLYASSDDEALRASRSVNGVWRLGLGGDSLTVIDGMDTIDATRVRGDALGHTLFGNQGFLSDLAVLLHDGKSPVDRRLLAVKRGDLTFYRFRGDPK